A section of the Rhizomicrobium sp. genome encodes:
- a CDS encoding PAS-domain containing protein, with protein sequence MATATAQKVRAPEDDAVEAAMAAGLVPALDCLRIAITLYDCDERLTYANQHFDYLFRGLPARALLLGQSYGDIVRLEAAGGEIAPEALGRGVEDFVARRRAQLTSGDFKPFDLELADGRIVEIKSRRAPAGGWIALWSDVTFARQVFGRLEDAIALSADAFAFYDRSERLVVCNKEYAALHGCGVETMRGAAFGDILREAVGNGRVRVDGDGEAWLRRRLDLHRAASGAMTLEMTDGAAYLVRDRKTRDGHVVVLTDVTDERRVEKALAQTRAELATSREQATYLADLTRRLDAAAASADTTKKTLLRTMSHELKTPLNAIIGFSDLLGQMAERFDTAQVREYAGLIHAGGHNLLKLINHILDLTKVAAGRFETQKVRIDAGGAMWIAKDAAAERAAAKGLVIDADACPVGLIVEADENAFGQMIGHLLDNAIAFTPEGGHIALAARAEGGRVCLSVRDNGPGVAAEDLARILEPFEQVGRATTDHAAGAGLGLTLVKAFAELHGGLLAVESAPGLGFTATIDLPAAG encoded by the coding sequence GTGGCAACTGCGACGGCACAGAAGGTGCGCGCGCCGGAGGACGACGCGGTCGAAGCGGCCATGGCGGCGGGCCTGGTACCGGCGCTCGACTGCCTGCGCATCGCGATCACGCTGTACGACTGCGACGAGCGGCTGACCTACGCCAACCAGCATTTCGACTATCTGTTCCGCGGCCTGCCCGCCCGCGCCCTGCTCCTGGGCCAAAGCTATGGCGACATCGTGCGGCTGGAGGCTGCGGGCGGCGAGATCGCGCCCGAGGCGCTCGGCCGCGGCGTGGAGGATTTCGTGGCGCGGCGGCGCGCCCAGCTCACCAGCGGCGACTTCAAGCCCTTCGACCTGGAACTCGCCGACGGCCGCATCGTCGAGATCAAGTCGCGGCGCGCCCCTGCCGGCGGCTGGATCGCGCTGTGGAGCGACGTGACCTTCGCGCGCCAGGTCTTCGGGCGGCTGGAGGACGCGATCGCCCTCTCGGCCGACGCCTTCGCCTTCTACGACCGGAGCGAGCGGCTGGTCGTGTGCAACAAGGAATATGCCGCGCTGCACGGCTGCGGCGTCGAGACGATGCGCGGCGCGGCCTTCGGCGATATCCTGCGCGAGGCGGTGGGAAACGGCCGGGTGCGCGTCGACGGCGACGGCGAGGCCTGGCTGCGCCGCCGCCTCGACCTGCACCGCGCCGCGTCCGGCGCGATGACGCTGGAGATGACGGACGGCGCCGCCTATCTGGTGCGCGACCGCAAGACCCGCGACGGACATGTCGTCGTGCTGACCGACGTCACCGACGAGCGCCGCGTCGAGAAGGCCCTGGCGCAGACAAGGGCGGAGCTCGCCACCTCGCGCGAGCAGGCGACCTATCTCGCCGACCTGACCAGGCGTCTCGACGCCGCCGCGGCCTCCGCCGACACGACGAAGAAGACGCTGCTGCGCACCATGAGCCACGAGCTCAAGACGCCGCTCAACGCGATCATCGGCTTCTCCGACCTCCTGGGCCAGATGGCGGAGCGCTTCGACACCGCCCAGGTGCGCGAATATGCCGGCCTCATCCATGCCGGCGGCCACAACCTGCTCAAGCTCATCAACCATATCCTCGACCTCACCAAGGTCGCCGCCGGACGGTTCGAGACCCAGAAGGTGCGCATCGATGCCGGCGGCGCGATGTGGATCGCCAAGGACGCGGCCGCCGAGCGCGCCGCGGCCAAGGGCCTGGTGATCGACGCCGACGCCTGCCCGGTCGGGCTGATCGTCGAGGCGGACGAGAACGCCTTCGGCCAGATGATCGGCCATCTCCTCGACAACGCCATCGCCTTCACCCCGGAGGGCGGACACATCGCGCTGGCCGCGCGGGCGGAAGGCGGGCGCGTCTGCCTGAGCGTCCGCGACAACGGCCCGGGCGTCGCGGCGGAAGACCTCGCCCGCATCCTTGAGCCCTTCGAGCAGGTCGGGCGCGCCACGACCGATCATGCGGCCGGCGCGGGGCTGGGCCTGACGCTGGTGAAGGCCTTCGCCGAACTGCATGGCGGCCTTCTCGCCGTCGAGAGCGCTCCCGGCCTGGGCTTCACCGCGACGATCGATCTGCCGGCGGCGGGATAA
- a CDS encoding MaoC family dehydratase produces the protein MSFDPKEHRLVALRGFDELAIGEVFALPSRTLTEANFAAFQTVSLDNHPIHYDVEYCRRLGYPAPLAHGLQVLGFTAAGAGLFPHVVGETLIGFIEVNAKFLKGVFAGDTLYPALTVAELVRQKTTGIVAMRATVHNQKSELVLDGTHKYLMRLREFP, from the coding sequence ATGAGCTTCGATCCCAAAGAGCACCGCCTCGTCGCGCTGCGCGGCTTCGACGAACTCGCGATCGGCGAGGTGTTCGCCCTGCCCTCGCGCACCCTGACCGAGGCGAATTTCGCCGCCTTCCAGACGGTGAGCCTGGACAATCATCCGATCCATTACGACGTCGAATACTGCAGGCGGCTGGGCTATCCCGCGCCGCTCGCCCATGGGCTCCAGGTCCTCGGCTTCACCGCCGCCGGCGCCGGGCTGTTCCCGCATGTCGTCGGCGAGACGCTGATCGGCTTCATCGAGGTGAACGCGAAATTCCTCAAAGGCGTCTTTGCCGGCGACACGCTCTATCCGGCGCTGACCGTCGCCGAGCTGGTGCGCCAGAAGACCACCGGCATCGTCGCGATGCGCGCCACCGTGCACAACCAGAAAAGCGAACTGGTGCTGGACGGGACGCATAAGTATTTGATGCGGCTGCGAGAATTCCCTTGA
- a CDS encoding TMEM175 family protein — MTTLYNRIAGRNRERLAALSDGVFAFAMTVLVLDIRPPPLEDIHSEADLVRALIHLGPRFVTFLMSFMTLGIFWLGQQTQHDALAHADRSYAWLHIGFLMAVCVLPFSTALLSEYIEFRAALLVYWFNILLLGVFLLAGWYRAKWFGLVRPDAPPDVDRAFVRRVLIAQALYAAGAALCVFSTWWSIAVIFAVQLNYVIAPRVWPFNRM, encoded by the coding sequence GTGACCACGCTGTACAACCGCATCGCCGGCCGCAACCGGGAGCGCCTCGCGGCGCTCTCCGACGGCGTCTTCGCCTTCGCGATGACGGTCCTGGTGCTCGACATCCGCCCGCCGCCGCTGGAGGACATCCACAGCGAGGCCGACCTGGTGCGCGCCCTGATCCATCTCGGCCCGCGCTTCGTGACCTTCCTGATGAGCTTTATGACCCTTGGCATCTTCTGGCTCGGCCAGCAGACCCAGCACGACGCGCTGGCGCATGCCGACCGCTCCTATGCCTGGCTGCATATCGGCTTCCTGATGGCGGTGTGCGTGCTGCCGTTCTCCACCGCGCTGTTGTCCGAATACATCGAATTCCGCGCGGCGCTGCTGGTCTACTGGTTCAACATCCTGCTGCTCGGCGTGTTCCTCCTGGCGGGCTGGTACCGCGCCAAATGGTTCGGCCTCGTCCGTCCCGACGCGCCGCCCGATGTCGACCGGGCCTTCGTGCGGCGTGTGCTGATCGCGCAGGCGCTCTATGCCGCCGGCGCGGCGCTGTGCGTGTTCTCGACCTGGTGGAGCATCGCGGTGATCTTCGCCGTCCAGCTCAACTACGTCATCGCCCCGCGCGTCTGGCCGTTCAACCGGATGTAG
- a CDS encoding peptide chain release factor 3, with product MSTPASQAARRRTFAIISHPDAGKTTLTEHLLLLGGAIHAAGRVKARGEARRAKSDWMKIEQERGISVTSAVMTFEFEDAVFNLLDTPGHEDFSEDTYRTLTAADSAVMVIDAAKGIETQTRKLFEVCRLRDIPIMTFVNKMDREARDPLELLDEIADQLQLECAPMVWPVGMGLNFRGTVDLYTEEFSPFGGGAKLGGNAVAALLSAEEKDKLDEDVELVRAGMPRFDHGTYREGHQTPVYFGSALKNFGVRDLLSALARNAPPPGPAPTRGRTVEPSDGEVTGFVFKVQANMDPNHRDRVAFLRLASGKFRRGMKLTQSGTHKSIGVHNPILFFAQERETVDEAWPGDIIGIPNHGVLRVGDTLSETGEVVFTGIPNFAPEILRRVRLGDPMKQKHLTRALESLAEEGVTQVFKPQIGSAWIVGVVGPLQLDVLKSRLNAEYGLDADLEPAPYETARWLSGSDAELEKFQASNRGGMAADRDGAPVFLAKSAWEVGYVADKFPNIKFAKTRERHDVNAEK from the coding sequence ATGAGTACGCCCGCCTCCCAAGCCGCCCGGCGCCGGACTTTCGCGATCATCTCGCACCCGGACGCCGGCAAGACGACGCTGACCGAGCATCTTCTGCTGCTCGGCGGCGCGATCCATGCCGCCGGCCGCGTCAAGGCGCGCGGCGAGGCGCGCCGGGCGAAATCGGACTGGATGAAGATCGAGCAGGAGCGCGGCATCTCGGTGACCAGCGCGGTCATGACCTTCGAGTTCGAGGATGCGGTGTTCAACCTGCTCGACACGCCGGGCCATGAGGATTTCTCGGAAGACACCTACCGCACGCTGACCGCCGCCGATTCCGCGGTGATGGTGATCGACGCGGCGAAGGGCATCGAGACCCAGACCCGCAAGCTGTTCGAAGTCTGCCGGCTGCGCGACATCCCGATCATGACCTTCGTCAACAAGATGGACCGCGAGGCGCGCGATCCGCTCGAGCTGCTGGACGAGATCGCCGACCAGCTCCAGCTCGAATGCGCCCCGATGGTGTGGCCGGTCGGCATGGGGCTGAACTTCCGCGGCACCGTCGATCTCTATACGGAGGAATTCTCCCCCTTCGGCGGCGGCGCAAAGCTCGGCGGCAACGCGGTGGCCGCGCTGCTGAGCGCCGAAGAGAAGGACAAGCTCGACGAGGACGTCGAGCTCGTCCGCGCCGGCATGCCGCGCTTCGACCACGGCACCTATCGCGAGGGCCACCAGACGCCGGTCTATTTCGGCTCGGCGCTGAAGAATTTCGGCGTGCGCGACCTGCTCTCGGCGCTGGCCCGGAACGCGCCGCCGCCCGGCCCGGCGCCGACCCGCGGGCGCACGGTCGAGCCGTCCGACGGCGAAGTCACCGGCTTCGTGTTCAAGGTCCAGGCCAATATGGATCCCAACCACCGCGACCGCGTCGCCTTCCTGCGCCTCGCGTCGGGAAAATTCCGCCGCGGCATGAAGCTCACGCAATCGGGCACGCATAAGAGCATCGGCGTGCACAATCCGATCCTGTTCTTCGCCCAGGAGCGCGAGACGGTGGACGAGGCCTGGCCGGGCGACATCATCGGCATCCCGAATCACGGCGTGCTGCGCGTCGGCGACACGCTGTCGGAGACCGGCGAGGTCGTGTTCACCGGCATCCCGAACTTCGCGCCCGAGATCCTGCGCCGCGTGCGGCTCGGCGATCCGATGAAGCAGAAGCACCTGACGCGCGCGCTCGAAAGCCTCGCGGAGGAGGGCGTCACGCAGGTGTTCAAGCCGCAGATCGGCTCGGCCTGGATCGTCGGCGTGGTGGGGCCGTTGCAGCTCGATGTCCTCAAGTCGCGGCTCAACGCCGAATACGGCCTGGACGCCGACCTGGAGCCGGCGCCTTACGAGACCGCGCGCTGGCTTTCCGGCAGCGACGCCGAGCTGGAGAAATTCCAGGCGTCGAACCGCGGCGGCATGGCGGCGGACCGCGACGGCGCGCCGGTTTTCCTGGCGAAGAGCGCGTGGGAAGTGGGCTATGTGGCGGACAAATTCCCGAACATAAAATTCGCCAAGACCCGCGAACGGCACGACGTGAACGCGGAAAAGTAG
- a CDS encoding DUF6456 domain-containing protein — protein MSAQGEVEREARRIFRKLAAPGAHLVPQGTDAFRLVSRDELHAARVAPLSAATVEAFARQGWIRRAGAARTYVLSDAGKGWLERAGATGDPFEEQHQLRRTRLVKDARGVERRVTVDEGESPLARLKQRGLVDGAQFDAGEKLRRDFTLAQLMPRLGVDYSAAVAMGKRGQKNEAEFTDMVVAAKQRFANAMRAVGPGLSDLLFDVCCHLRGLEEAERANAWPSRSARVVLGLALDRLADHYGLRGQTRARMRAWAMEGEKSEI, from the coding sequence GTGAGCGCGCAAGGCGAGGTCGAGCGCGAGGCGCGCCGCATCTTCCGCAAGCTGGCGGCGCCGGGCGCGCATCTTGTCCCGCAAGGGACCGATGCATTCCGGCTCGTCAGCCGCGACGAGCTCCATGCCGCGCGCGTCGCGCCGCTCAGCGCCGCGACGGTGGAGGCGTTCGCGCGCCAGGGCTGGATCCGGCGCGCCGGCGCGGCCAGAACCTATGTGCTCAGCGACGCCGGCAAGGGCTGGCTGGAGCGCGCGGGCGCCACAGGCGATCCGTTCGAGGAACAGCACCAGCTTCGCCGCACGCGGCTCGTCAAGGACGCGCGCGGCGTCGAGCGCCGCGTGACGGTGGACGAGGGCGAGTCGCCGCTGGCGCGGCTGAAGCAGCGCGGCCTGGTCGACGGGGCGCAGTTCGACGCGGGCGAAAAGCTCCGGCGCGACTTCACGCTGGCCCAGCTCATGCCGCGCCTCGGCGTCGACTATTCCGCGGCGGTGGCGATGGGCAAGCGCGGCCAGAAGAACGAGGCCGAGTTCACCGACATGGTGGTGGCGGCGAAGCAGCGCTTCGCCAACGCGATGCGCGCGGTCGGGCCGGGGCTGTCGGACCTTCTGTTCGACGTCTGCTGCCATCTGCGCGGGCTGGAAGAGGCCGAACGCGCCAATGCCTGGCCGAGCCGCTCGGCGCGCGTGGTGCTCGGCCTGGCGCTGGATCGGCTCGCCGATCACTACGGCCTGCGCGGCCAGACCCGCGCGCGGATGCGCGCCTGGGCGATGGAGGGGGAAAAAAGCGAGATCTAA
- a CDS encoding alpha/beta hydrolase encodes MSRRLAAALFGALMLAAPASAKVLPYPKSFQARTIATNGISLYVRVGGHGPAVVLLHGFADTGDMWEPLAVRLARDHTVIVPDLRGMGLSAHPDTGYTKKNQALDIAGVMDALKIARADLVTHDIGNMVGYALAAQFPARIAKWVVIDAPIPGIGPWEEILKSPLLWHFNFRGPDMERLVKGRERIYLDRFYNELSADPRRIDEATRRHYAALYARPHAMHDAFEQFAAFSQDAIDDKALLAAGGKLAMPVLALGAEKSMGAQEADILRAAASDVTGGIVPNSGHWIMEENPDATVAMVTAFLEK; translated from the coding sequence ATGTCGCGCCGCCTTGCCGCCGCCCTGTTCGGGGCGCTGATGCTCGCCGCTCCCGCCTCCGCCAAGGTCCTGCCCTACCCCAAGAGCTTCCAGGCCCGCACAATCGCGACCAACGGCATCAGCCTTTATGTCCGCGTCGGCGGCCACGGCCCGGCGGTCGTGCTGCTGCACGGCTTCGCCGACACCGGCGATATGTGGGAACCGCTGGCCGTCAGGCTCGCCCGGGATCACACCGTGATCGTGCCCGATCTGCGCGGCATGGGGCTCTCGGCGCATCCGGACACCGGCTACACCAAGAAGAACCAGGCGCTTGACATCGCCGGCGTGATGGATGCGCTGAAGATCGCACGCGCCGATCTCGTCACCCATGACATCGGCAACATGGTCGGCTACGCGCTGGCGGCGCAGTTTCCCGCCCGGATCGCGAAATGGGTGGTGATCGACGCGCCGATCCCCGGCATCGGTCCCTGGGAGGAAATCCTCAAGAGCCCGCTCCTCTGGCATTTCAATTTCCGCGGGCCCGACATGGAGCGGCTGGTCAAGGGGCGCGAGCGCATCTATCTCGACAGGTTCTACAACGAATTGTCGGCCGATCCGCGCCGCATCGACGAAGCGACGCGCCGGCACTATGCGGCGCTCTACGCCCGCCCCCATGCCATGCACGACGCGTTCGAGCAGTTCGCCGCGTTTTCGCAGGACGCGATCGACGACAAGGCCCTGCTGGCGGCCGGCGGCAAGCTTGCGATGCCGGTGCTGGCGCTCGGCGCCGAGAAGTCGATGGGCGCGCAGGAGGCGGACATCCTGCGCGCGGCCGCGAGCGACGTCACGGGCGGGATCGTTCCGAACTCCGGCCACTGGATCATGGAAGAGAACCCGGACGCGACGGTTGCGATGGTGACGGCGTTCCTGGAGAAATAG
- a CDS encoding PAS domain-containing protein: MPPNLMQPNRQPPWDAFNARAGREGWTVVCDASLAFDCARLKELLEIWRRVKGPRHLPTRADFTARALVRHLKDIVFIERLQEPDRSRRYRFRMVGRDQVRSGSDVTGKYLDEVILPPFLASWYDAYDMALDIAAPLRFVSHLRSLGLDHMTAETLITPLGDAAGAPWGLLTSTAFEPRTA; the protein is encoded by the coding sequence ATGCCGCCCAACCTCATGCAGCCGAACCGCCAGCCGCCCTGGGACGCATTCAATGCCCGCGCCGGGCGCGAGGGATGGACGGTCGTCTGCGATGCGTCGCTCGCCTTCGACTGCGCGCGCCTCAAGGAGCTGCTCGAGATCTGGCGCCGGGTGAAGGGGCCGCGGCACCTGCCGACGCGCGCGGATTTCACCGCCCGCGCCCTGGTCCGCCATCTCAAGGACATCGTCTTCATCGAGCGCTTGCAGGAGCCCGACCGGTCTCGGCGCTACCGCTTCCGCATGGTCGGCCGCGACCAGGTCCGCAGCGGCAGCGACGTCACCGGAAAATATCTCGACGAGGTCATCCTGCCGCCCTTCCTCGCGAGCTGGTACGACGCCTACGACATGGCGCTCGACATCGCCGCCCCGCTGCGTTTCGTTTCGCATCTCCGATCGCTCGGCCTCGACCATATGACCGCCGAAACCCTGATCACGCCGCTCGGCGACGCGGCGGGCGCGCCCTGGGGCCTTCTGACCTCCACGGCCTTCGAGCCGCGCACGGCATAG
- a CDS encoding DUF1491 family protein, whose protein sequence is MTAPRLKAGIFVRAVIRRAEVEGAQAYVAKKGIEESGAVFLKINRLDGHVLVLSQARRGDGELVWARPLGDWSDEEKARAYLDKQMKFDPDLWIVEIEDRQGRAFVDDPVV, encoded by the coding sequence ATGACCGCCCCCCGCCTGAAAGCCGGCATCTTCGTCCGCGCCGTCATCCGCCGCGCCGAGGTCGAGGGTGCGCAGGCCTATGTCGCCAAGAAGGGGATCGAAGAGTCGGGCGCGGTGTTCCTCAAGATCAACCGGCTCGACGGCCATGTGCTGGTGCTGTCCCAGGCGCGGCGCGGCGACGGCGAACTGGTCTGGGCCCGCCCGCTCGGCGACTGGTCCGACGAGGAGAAGGCGCGCGCCTATCTCGACAAGCAGATGAAATTCGATCCGGACCTCTGGATCGTGGAGATCGAGGACCGCCAGGGCCGCGCTTTCGTCGACGATCCGGTCGTCTAG
- a CDS encoding GNAT family N-acetyltransferase translates to MEVVEIRHGKGALCAEILAALPEWFGLAEANAAYARDVETMAMFAAVAGGETLGFAALKRHTPHAMEIHVMGVSPAHHRQGAGRALIDAALRHAREQGARFLTVKTLSDRHPDRAYAGTRAFYEAVGFLAVEELPTLWGPDNPALMLIRPLA, encoded by the coding sequence GTGGAGGTCGTCGAAATCCGGCACGGCAAGGGCGCGTTGTGCGCCGAGATCCTCGCCGCGCTGCCGGAGTGGTTCGGCCTGGCGGAGGCCAATGCCGCCTATGCGCGCGACGTGGAGACGATGGCGATGTTCGCCGCGGTCGCGGGCGGCGAGACGCTCGGCTTCGCCGCGCTGAAGCGGCACACGCCCCACGCCATGGAGATTCATGTGATGGGGGTGAGCCCCGCGCATCACCGCCAGGGCGCCGGCCGTGCGCTGATCGACGCCGCGCTGCGTCATGCACGCGAACAGGGCGCGCGTTTCCTTACCGTGAAGACGCTGTCGGACCGCCATCCCGATCGCGCCTATGCCGGGACCCGCGCCTTCTACGAAGCCGTCGGATTCCTCGCCGTCGAGGAACTTCCGACGCTGTGGGGGCCGGACAATCCCGCGCTGATGCTGATCCGGCCGCTGGCCTGA
- a CDS encoding helix-turn-helix domain-containing protein, with protein sequence MDSFYRNDKRPGALAPLHAGMIQIVVAHAYGVTLDDLRSPSRVGHVALARQVAMYLAHIVFSMSMTEVGRGFGRDRSTACHAIQRVEAMRDDPELNRTLGWLEATLRVVAEKRP encoded by the coding sequence ATGGATTCGTTCTACCGCAATGACAAAAGGCCCGGCGCGCTCGCGCCGCTGCACGCCGGCATGATCCAGATCGTCGTCGCCCACGCCTATGGCGTGACGCTCGACGACCTGCGCTCGCCGTCGCGCGTCGGCCATGTCGCGCTCGCGCGCCAGGTCGCGATGTATCTCGCGCATATCGTGTTCTCGATGAGCATGACGGAGGTCGGCCGCGGCTTCGGCCGCGACCGCTCCACCGCCTGCCACGCCATCCAGCGCGTCGAGGCGATGCGCGACGATCCGGAGCTCAACCGGACCCTGGGCTGGCTCGAAGCGACCTTGCGCGTCGTCGCGGAGAAGCGGCCGTGA
- a CDS encoding PAS domain-containing sensor histidine kinase, producing the protein MAVNDEIASYAGDSRALRRLFVSVQASKAVVGAVLGLAFVSFIGRPDAAEAIAIAGLMAPAILALLAFTSVPLALLEQAALAIFAVLIGYLAALTGGVLSPLVVWFALVPAEAALAGGRPAVLRAAAAASVALIIVAAIGALGALPVSRLPVPLWELYAVSVLAAVVQAALVAAAAQDRQRAADEAAAEGAAMYRFLADNAMDLITRHSSDGRVRFASPAAQTILDMPPENLIGAAPASLVHPDDLKRMQAAFMESAYYARPATAEVRMKRRDGSYVWAEIRCRPAPPAHGEASDIVAVTRDITERKAQERELIAARDAAESASRAKSSFLANMSHELRTPLNAILGFSEVMTHEMFGPVGSAKYLEYSRLIHESGGHLLELINSVLDMSKIEAGKLDLYEEVFDLTGTAESAVRFVKLQAERAGVALRLSVGPGAGTIFADKRAVKQMLINLLTNGIKYTPRGGDVRLKAQRDERGIVIEVADSGVGISAKDLQRLGQPFEQVEGEHVRAKEGTGLGLALVKALSALHGGEARIESVLGEGTTVIIRLPFASVDESGQALRPREAKIIPFKGAA; encoded by the coding sequence ATGGCGGTTAACGACGAAATCGCAAGCTATGCGGGCGACAGCCGCGCGCTGCGCCGCCTCTTCGTCTCGGTGCAGGCGTCGAAGGCGGTGGTCGGGGCGGTGCTGGGCCTGGCCTTCGTGTCCTTCATCGGCCGCCCCGACGCGGCGGAAGCCATCGCCATCGCCGGGCTGATGGCGCCGGCGATCCTGGCGCTTCTCGCCTTCACATCCGTTCCCCTCGCGCTGCTGGAACAGGCGGCGCTCGCCATCTTCGCGGTCCTGATCGGCTATCTCGCGGCGCTGACCGGCGGGGTGCTGTCGCCGCTGGTCGTGTGGTTCGCCCTGGTGCCGGCGGAAGCGGCCCTGGCGGGCGGGCGGCCCGCCGTGCTGCGCGCCGCGGCCGCGGCCTCGGTCGCGCTCATCATCGTCGCCGCCATCGGGGCGCTGGGCGCGCTGCCGGTGTCGCGCCTGCCGGTGCCGCTGTGGGAACTCTACGCGGTGTCGGTGCTCGCCGCGGTGGTCCAGGCGGCGCTCGTCGCCGCGGCGGCGCAGGACCGCCAGCGCGCCGCCGACGAGGCCGCGGCGGAGGGCGCCGCGATGTACCGCTTCCTCGCCGACAACGCGATGGACCTGATCACGCGCCATTCCTCCGACGGGCGGGTGCGCTTCGCGAGCCCCGCGGCGCAGACGATCCTCGACATGCCGCCGGAGAACCTGATCGGCGCGGCGCCGGCCAGCCTGGTGCATCCCGACGATCTGAAGCGCATGCAGGCCGCCTTCATGGAGTCGGCGTATTACGCGCGGCCCGCGACCGCGGAAGTGCGGATGAAGCGGCGCGACGGCTCTTATGTGTGGGCGGAGATCCGCTGCCGCCCGGCGCCGCCCGCCCATGGCGAGGCGTCCGACATCGTCGCCGTCACCCGCGACATCACCGAGCGCAAGGCGCAGGAGCGCGAGCTGATCGCGGCCCGCGACGCGGCGGAATCGGCCAGCCGCGCCAAGTCGAGCTTCCTCGCCAATATGAGCCACGAGCTGCGCACGCCCTTGAACGCCATCCTCGGCTTCTCCGAAGTGATGACGCATGAGATGTTCGGCCCGGTCGGCAGCGCCAAATATCTCGAATATTCGCGCCTCATCCACGAATCGGGCGGCCATCTGCTGGAGCTGATCAATTCGGTGCTCGACATGTCCAAGATCGAGGCTGGCAAGCTCGATCTCTACGAAGAGGTGTTCGACCTCACCGGCACGGCCGAATCCGCCGTGCGCTTCGTCAAGCTCCAGGCGGAGCGGGCGGGCGTCGCGCTGCGGCTCTCCGTCGGTCCCGGCGCCGGCACGATCTTCGCCGACAAGCGCGCCGTGAAGCAGATGCTGATCAACCTTCTGACCAACGGCATCAAATACACCCCGCGCGGCGGCGATGTGCGGCTGAAGGCGCAGCGCGACGAACGCGGCATCGTCATCGAGGTCGCCGATTCCGGCGTCGGCATCTCGGCCAAGGACCTGCAGCGCCTGGGCCAGCCCTTCGAGCAGGTCGAGGGCGAGCATGTGCGCGCCAAGGAAGGCACGGGTCTCGGCCTCGCGCTGGTCAAGGCGCTGAGCGCGCTGCATGGCGGCGAGGCGCGGATCGAATCGGTGCTGGGCGAGGGGACCACGGTGATCATCCGCCTGCCCTTCGCCTCGGTCGACGAGAGCGGCCAGGCGCTGCGCCCGCGCGAAGCCAAGATCATCCCCTTCAAGGGCGCGGCCTGA